The following proteins are co-located in the Maridesulfovibrio sp. genome:
- a CDS encoding penicillin-binding protein activator, which translates to MNRDKALRLSNHIFAIVMLAAFIFAASGCVSLQKQPVKMPTISTEMMTTPDLVSEADKAWRTRDYITSELFYTRLLERTDIPERVILPATERLAVSSFKSGHYHEAEARLEQWQKLSEDAINSPVWQGYYFDTLTAIKDLPKLRTHLSKTMEDPFLSWEIRSTAGKRLSGMTQDAGSLEALERLYAIAPEESNKQELEQWFMKGLEEKSKAEIEAMNTIVPSDNNLKFPYELLVFEKAVRQSADTEYWPMSWRTMAGIIQNGEITNKSFFTGILSKLEAEYGIPRVGIALVLPISGRFQEYGWKIVRGAGAAQWEMTKAGLDVDVQVINTETPDWLERLQNLPPWYTTIGGPLSVKAFKQMEQAGTYTDKVTFSFLAKPGNLEEGKQAWRFFSSPEDQIRSTLDLAVNDLGITKLAVLYPQEKFGRQMSKKFFDMASMRGAKITGMASYPPRDFPKWGKVVGNLVRAPQKKAQNEAEGLGEDAPLPETDFGAVFIPDTWHQAQLLIPHFFFHEADTLVFLGPELWSQALNSARDVEARNLRLTVAPGAWWPASDGASRLKEVMDREGLGTPDFWVALGYDFIKFAGKLGTFSEGWTAETVNARIKDAQHMDFSLAPISWNAEGQASQKLYLFRPEQNGKTRIDAELVSSTLAKAKARREARVTAWEEKQAELEAKKEAAGLEKTEQ; encoded by the coding sequence ATGAATAGAGACAAGGCCTTGCGCCTTTCGAACCATATTTTTGCCATCGTCATGCTGGCGGCTTTCATCTTTGCCGCATCAGGCTGTGTTTCACTCCAGAAACAGCCGGTTAAAATGCCGACGATATCCACTGAAATGATGACAACCCCAGACCTAGTCAGCGAGGCCGATAAGGCTTGGCGGACCAGGGATTACATCACCAGTGAACTCTTTTACACCAGACTGCTGGAACGCACCGACATTCCGGAACGGGTAATCCTTCCTGCCACGGAAAGACTGGCGGTAAGTTCCTTCAAATCCGGTCATTACCATGAAGCAGAAGCCCGGCTTGAGCAGTGGCAGAAACTTTCTGAAGACGCGATCAACTCTCCAGTCTGGCAGGGATATTATTTCGACACCCTTACCGCCATTAAAGACCTCCCTAAACTGAGAACACACCTTTCCAAGACTATGGAAGATCCTTTTCTGTCTTGGGAGATACGCTCCACAGCAGGCAAACGCCTTTCCGGCATGACTCAGGATGCAGGTTCACTGGAAGCACTCGAACGCCTTTACGCTATTGCTCCCGAAGAGAGCAACAAGCAGGAACTGGAACAATGGTTCATGAAGGGCCTTGAAGAAAAGAGCAAAGCCGAAATTGAAGCCATGAACACCATTGTCCCCAGTGACAACAACCTCAAATTTCCCTACGAACTGCTGGTCTTCGAAAAAGCGGTCCGCCAGTCCGCGGACACTGAATACTGGCCCATGTCATGGCGTACCATGGCCGGGATCATCCAGAATGGTGAAATTACAAACAAATCATTCTTTACCGGAATCCTGAGCAAGCTTGAAGCAGAATACGGTATCCCGCGCGTAGGCATCGCCCTTGTGCTGCCCATCTCCGGACGCTTTCAGGAATACGGCTGGAAAATCGTACGCGGTGCGGGCGCAGCCCAGTGGGAAATGACCAAGGCCGGACTGGACGTAGACGTACAGGTCATCAACACTGAAACTCCAGACTGGCTGGAAAGACTCCAGAATCTGCCCCCGTGGTACACCACCATCGGCGGACCTCTCAGCGTAAAAGCTTTCAAGCAGATGGAACAGGCCGGAACATACACGGACAAAGTGACCTTCTCCTTCCTTGCCAAGCCCGGCAATCTTGAAGAAGGCAAACAGGCTTGGAGATTCTTCTCCAGCCCTGAAGACCAGATCCGCTCTACCCTCGACCTTGCAGTCAACGATCTGGGCATCACCAAGCTGGCCGTGCTTTATCCGCAGGAAAAATTCGGTCGCCAGATGTCCAAGAAATTCTTTGATATGGCTTCCATGCGCGGCGCGAAAATCACCGGCATGGCATCCTACCCGCCCCGCGATTTCCCCAAATGGGGTAAAGTAGTCGGCAATCTGGTCCGCGCTCCCCAGAAAAAGGCACAGAACGAAGCCGAAGGTCTGGGCGAAGATGCACCTCTTCCGGAAACTGATTTCGGTGCGGTATTCATTCCGGACACATGGCATCAGGCACAATTGCTGATCCCGCACTTCTTTTTTCATGAGGCAGACACCCTTGTCTTCCTCGGCCCTGAACTCTGGAGTCAGGCCCTGAACTCCGCCCGCGATGTGGAAGCACGCAACCTGCGCCTGACCGTTGCTCCCGGAGCATGGTGGCCGGCCAGTGACGGTGCATCACGTCTCAAAGAAGTAATGGACCGTGAAGGTCTCGGCACTCCAGACTTCTGGGTTGCCCTTGGTTACGACTTCATCAAGTTCGCAGGCAAGCTCGGAACATTTTCCGAAGGCTGGACCGCTGAAACCGTTAACGCCCGCATCAAGGATGCCCAGCATATGGATTTCAGCCTCGCCCCCATCAGCTGGAACGCTGAAGGTCAGGCCAGTCAGAAGCTTTACCTGTTCCGTCCCGAGCAGAACGGCAAGACCCGCATCGATGCCGAGCTGGTCAGCAGCACTCTCGCCAAAGCCAAGGCCAGACGCGAGGCACGTGTAACCGCTTGGGAAGAAAAGCAGGCTGAACTGGAAGCAAAGAAAGAAGCTGCCGGATTAGAAAAGACTGAACAATAG
- the gatC gene encoding Asp-tRNA(Asn)/Glu-tRNA(Gln) amidotransferase subunit GatC: protein MSDEKLNLEEVARVARLARLDLSEEKTELFAGQLNNILTYMDKLNEIDTSEVEPMFSPVEHTTRLRKDEVKKEHTRDEVLSNAPDSDGKYFVVPRIV, encoded by the coding sequence ATGAGTGATGAAAAACTCAATTTAGAGGAAGTTGCCCGCGTAGCACGCCTTGCAAGACTGGATCTTTCAGAAGAAAAAACCGAACTTTTTGCAGGACAGCTCAATAACATCCTCACATACATGGACAAGTTGAACGAAATCGACACCAGCGAAGTGGAACCCATGTTCAGCCCGGTGGAACACACCACCAGACTGCGCAAGGATGAGGTCAAGAAAGAACATACAAGAGACGAAGTTCTTTCCAATGCCCCAGATTCTGACGGCAAGTACTTTGTAGTTCCCCGTATCGTTTAA
- the gatA gene encoding Asp-tRNA(Asn)/Glu-tRNA(Gln) amidotransferase subunit GatA codes for MSALIEKSLTEIHAMLMAKEVTATEAVKACLEQIAKSEPETKALLHICNEEALKQSEEMDAASPDSSKPLWGVPVVIKDALATKGVPTTAGSKILEGFTPFYDATAVAKLKEAGAIIVGKANMDEFAMGSTTENSAYQTTTNPWDASRVPGGSSGGSGATIAAGQCYAALGTDTGGSIRLPASFCGCVGVKPTYGRVSRYGMIAYGSSLDQIGPMTRTVEDSARVLNVIGGYDQRDSTSADKPMEDFVAALELRKDLSGLTIGLPEEYWGEGLSEEVSEACRAAIAKAEELGAKTVPVKLSMTEYAIATYYIIAMAEASSNLSRFDGVRYGHRTEDPKELAELYTKSRTEAFGDEVQRRIIIGTYVLSAGYYDAYYRKAAQIRRLLREDFNKAFESCDLIASPACPTTAFPVGELTSDPLQMYLQDIFTISLNLVGMPGMSLPVAMGKDTNMPVGLQLMAPAFDEKTMLQAAHILEKNLPELPKVKL; via the coding sequence ATGTCCGCACTCATAGAAAAATCACTAACTGAAATCCATGCCATGCTCATGGCCAAGGAAGTGACCGCAACAGAAGCAGTCAAAGCATGCCTTGAGCAGATCGCCAAAAGCGAACCAGAAACAAAAGCCCTGCTGCACATCTGCAACGAGGAAGCCCTCAAGCAGTCCGAAGAAATGGACGCTGCAAGTCCTGACTCATCCAAGCCGCTCTGGGGTGTTCCGGTCGTCATCAAGGACGCACTGGCAACCAAGGGTGTGCCCACCACCGCAGGTTCCAAAATTCTTGAAGGCTTCACCCCATTCTATGATGCCACCGCAGTTGCCAAGCTCAAGGAAGCAGGCGCCATCATCGTAGGAAAGGCCAACATGGATGAATTCGCCATGGGTTCCACCACTGAAAACTCCGCCTACCAAACTACCACCAACCCTTGGGACGCCAGCCGCGTCCCCGGAGGTTCTTCCGGTGGTTCCGGAGCAACTATCGCAGCCGGACAGTGTTACGCCGCACTTGGTACAGACACCGGTGGTTCCATCCGTCTTCCCGCATCTTTCTGCGGCTGTGTAGGCGTTAAGCCCACCTATGGACGCGTATCCCGTTACGGCATGATCGCCTACGGTTCTTCCCTCGACCAGATCGGTCCCATGACCAGAACAGTAGAAGATTCCGCCCGCGTGCTTAACGTAATCGGCGGGTACGATCAGCGCGATTCCACTTCCGCTGATAAGCCTATGGAAGATTTCGTTGCCGCCCTCGAACTGCGCAAGGACCTTTCCGGCCTGACCATCGGCCTGCCCGAAGAATACTGGGGCGAAGGTCTTTCCGAAGAAGTTTCCGAAGCCTGCCGCGCCGCAATCGCCAAGGCCGAAGAGCTGGGCGCCAAGACCGTTCCGGTTAAACTTTCCATGACCGAATACGCCATTGCCACCTATTACATCATCGCAATGGCTGAAGCGAGCTCCAACCTGTCCCGCTTCGACGGCGTACGCTACGGTCACCGCACCGAAGATCCCAAAGAACTGGCAGAGCTTTACACCAAATCCCGCACCGAAGCTTTCGGTGACGAGGTCCAGCGCCGTATCATCATCGGTACCTACGTACTTTCCGCAGGTTACTACGATGCATACTACCGCAAGGCCGCCCAGATTCGCCGCCTGCTGCGTGAAGACTTCAACAAGGCCTTCGAGTCCTGCGACCTCATCGCAAGCCCCGCATGCCCCACCACAGCCTTCCCCGTAGGCGAGCTGACTTCAGATCCCCTGCAGATGTACCTGCAGGATATCTTCACCATTTCCCTCAACTTAGTGGGAATGCCCGGTATGTCTCTGCCCGTAGCAATGGGCAAGGATACCAACATGCCCGTAGGTCTCCAGCTCATGGCTCCCGCCTTTGATGAAAAGACCATGCTGCAGGCTGCACACATCCTCGAGAAGAACCTCCCTGAGCTGCCCAAAGTTAAGCTCTAG
- a CDS encoding RNA-binding protein: MSKNIYVGNLPWSATEEDVRASFEAYGEVVSVKLVEDRETGRPRGFGFVEMDDNGAMDAIEALDGKDFGGRNLKVNEARPKEARPRW; the protein is encoded by the coding sequence ATGTCTAAGAATATCTATGTTGGTAACCTGCCTTGGTCTGCTACTGAAGAAGATGTACGTGCTTCCTTTGAAGCTTACGGTGAAGTTGTATCCGTTAAACTCGTTGAAGATCGTGAAACCGGTCGCCCCCGTGGTTTCGGTTTCGTAGAAATGGATGACAACGGCGCAATGGACGCTATCGAAGCTCTCGATGGTAAAGACTTCGGTGGTCGTAACCTCAAGGTTAACGAAGCACGCCCCAAAGAAGCACGCCCCCGTTGGTAG
- a CDS encoding pentapeptide repeat-containing protein: MSCCIGAEHSNWCKDYDIVYIDAEGKEYCIFHAPAECKFDVPKGEPYDERNGGEKPALMGAEQFNGLVFDRIDEVLDAGEDEEWDKRDDFADYLLGGWNPRCNFTKTIFPYEIDFDLYFTSGKKPTYFPPINFTKSVFLNYTSFRDINFTGYACFEAVEFYNQAIFIDAKFIEGVNFDGSKIKSYADFTNTIFSKKTSFLSTEFNKSTYFQSATFTNVHFNDAKFKEPVHFNESTFKTSTSFQRTIFYDYSNFEQTNFNDEANFNLALFKEWSYFRGSKFLGETTFAGAISKETILLESINLSNLKFAETNIESFKFIDCNWGEKRFAEIYDQKNQTGNCNDTTLAEIYRRLKRIARESADEEQTSHWHYREKEMTLKSLSDVSLYPIGNILATAVFFIPLCIFFLEMKPMSIFSFGVATSLLGTAIGIAYGDYKKVTDFNKTFTKIYLKFYRFISGYGEEPIRAGVILFGIVILPFIIKFIASLFPGGPSDWLKEAMWYMPLIKINLNDSQGYHYLLKGISVTLITIQAALFGFALRNKLRR; encoded by the coding sequence ATGAGTTGTTGCATTGGTGCTGAGCATAGTAATTGGTGTAAAGATTACGACATCGTCTATATTGATGCTGAGGGGAAAGAGTATTGTATTTTTCATGCTCCTGCTGAGTGTAAGTTTGATGTGCCGAAAGGTGAGCCTTATGATGAGCGGAATGGTGGTGAGAAGCCTGCTTTAATGGGGGCGGAGCAGTTTAATGGGTTGGTATTTGATAGGATTGATGAGGTTCTTGATGCGGGAGAGGATGAGGAGTGGGATAAAAGAGATGATTTTGCTGATTATCTACTCGGAGGTTGGAATCCAAGATGTAATTTCACGAAAACCATATTCCCATATGAAATAGATTTTGATCTTTACTTCACATCTGGGAAAAAACCAACTTATTTTCCACCGATAAATTTTACTAAATCGGTATTTTTGAATTATACATCTTTCCGTGATATAAATTTTACAGGATACGCATGCTTCGAAGCAGTAGAATTTTATAATCAAGCAATATTCATAGATGCAAAATTTATTGAAGGCGTTAATTTCGACGGCTCAAAAATAAAAAGTTATGCTGATTTTACAAACACTATCTTTTCTAAAAAAACATCTTTTTTAAGCACAGAATTTAACAAAAGCACATACTTCCAGAGCGCAACATTCACAAATGTACATTTCAATGACGCTAAGTTTAAAGAGCCTGTACATTTTAACGAATCAACATTTAAAACCTCTACCTCATTTCAAAGAACAATATTTTATGACTACTCAAACTTTGAACAGACAAATTTCAATGACGAAGCAAATTTTAACTTAGCTTTATTCAAAGAATGGTCATATTTCCGTGGTTCTAAATTCTTAGGTGAGACAACTTTCGCCGGAGCAATTTCAAAAGAAACTATTCTTTTGGAATCCATAAATCTATCTAATTTAAAATTTGCAGAAACCAACATAGAGTCTTTCAAATTTATAGACTGCAACTGGGGTGAGAAACGATTTGCTGAAATCTACGATCAAAAAAACCAAACAGGTAACTGTAATGACACCACTCTTGCCGAAATCTACCGCCGCCTAAAAAGAATTGCCCGCGAAAGCGCAGATGAAGAACAGACCTCACACTGGCACTACCGCGAAAAAGAAATGACCCTCAAAAGCTTAAGCGATGTATCTCTATACCCAATTGGAAATATACTTGCCACTGCTGTATTCTTTATTCCACTCTGCATCTTCTTTCTAGAAATGAAGCCCATGAGTATTTTCAGTTTTGGAGTAGCTACGTCCTTACTAGGCACAGCAATAGGAATTGCCTACGGCGACTATAAAAAAGTCACCGATTTTAACAAGACGTTCACTAAGATTTATCTTAAATTCTACAGATTCATTAGCGGCTATGGAGAAGAACCTATACGTGCAGGAGTAATCCTTTTTGGCATAGTAATCCTCCCCTTCATAATCAAATTCATTGCCAGCCTTTTCCCCGGAGGGCCATCAGACTGGCTGAAAGAAGCAATGTGGTACATGCCATTAATCAAAATTAATCTTAATGACTCCCAAGGCTACCACTACCTCCTAAAAGGCATCTCAGTAACGCTAATTACCATCCAAGCAGCCCTATTCGGTTTCGCCCTGCGAAACAAGCTACGCCGCTAA